One genomic region from Terriglobus aquaticus encodes:
- a CDS encoding purine-nucleoside phosphorylase, which yields MTDLYQQASEAAAFLSEKTALKPRLGIILGSGLGEFADSVEDAVAVPYADIPHFPQSTVEGHQGRMVLGTVGGVPVAVMQGRVHAYEGYRMDEVTFPVRVLALLGVRQLVVTNAAGGIDTSYSPGAIVAIRDHINLTGTNAALGRNDSRFGVVPGTGLRFFDMTTAYDAGLRELAVNTAAEQGWTMQSGVYLAVLGPSYETPAEIRAFRVLGADLVGMSTVHEVIVARHMGLQVLGLSLVTNPAAGVIDAPLNHLEVMEVGVQAAKRFGALLTALVPQIAATSDAAATAKEHAA from the coding sequence ATGACGGACCTGTACCAGCAAGCATCGGAAGCGGCTGCGTTTCTAAGTGAAAAGACTGCGCTGAAGCCGCGTCTGGGGATCATTTTGGGCTCTGGGCTAGGTGAGTTTGCCGACTCGGTCGAGGATGCGGTAGCCGTTCCGTATGCAGACATTCCGCACTTTCCGCAGTCGACCGTGGAGGGCCATCAGGGCCGCATGGTGCTGGGCACCGTGGGCGGCGTGCCGGTGGCGGTGATGCAGGGCCGCGTGCATGCGTATGAGGGCTACCGCATGGACGAGGTCACGTTTCCGGTGCGGGTGCTGGCGCTGCTGGGTGTGCGCCAGCTGGTAGTGACGAATGCGGCGGGCGGCATCGACACGAGCTACTCGCCGGGCGCGATTGTTGCGATCCGCGACCACATCAACCTGACCGGAACCAACGCTGCGCTGGGGCGCAACGATAGCCGCTTTGGCGTGGTGCCGGGAACCGGCCTGCGCTTCTTCGACATGACGACGGCGTACGATGCGGGCCTGCGCGAGCTGGCGGTGAACACCGCGGCAGAGCAGGGCTGGACCATGCAGAGCGGCGTGTACCTGGCGGTACTTGGGCCCAGCTATGAGACGCCGGCGGAGATCCGCGCTTTTCGTGTGCTGGGGGCTGATCTGGTGGGCATGTCCACCGTGCATGAGGTGATTGTGGCGCGGCACATGGGCCTGCAGGTGCTGGGGCTGTCGCTGGTGACGAACCCGGCGGCGGGCGTGATCGACGCGCCGCTGAACCACCTGGAAGTGATGGAGGTCGGCGTGCAGGCGGCGAAGAGGTTTGGTGCGTTGCTGACGGCGCTGGTGCCGCAGATTGCGGCCACCTCTGATGCAGCGGCCACGGCTAAGGAACACGCAGCGTGA